One Halobacterium zhouii genomic region harbors:
- a CDS encoding ATP-binding protein, translated as MTTEALDVVEFLLTARVYDRHPELDENDLPPAHRSALWGDDGVPRPPTVNEESASEATGLTDPWEPVSGLMFTDRDSFSGQLKLVDDDMAVDWYVEHADAERVFQNPAMAFVLDDEFDVDYEDAREANRSVQADPQWIDGLLAEYFDEEDEEMLDLVEVRSPADIEVTLDDIVLTEEQEEEMSKVAKAIEHRDYLATIGLSEIGKLLFVGPPGTGKTSTARGLAHQLDLPFVEVKLSMITSQYLGETAKNVEKVFEVAKRLSPCILFMDEFDFVATTRTGDEHNAIKRAVNTLLKSIDEVSLVNDDVLLIGATNHPDELDAAAWRRFDEILSFPRPDELMRADILRIVMRDIEVENFAPEELAAETEGLTGSDLRLVLREAVLDALVEDRRTLTQDDLLAAIEDFEDRDHLRNLDTLEDALNGDGESSDASGHADHDHAGHADGGHEHE; from the coding sequence GTGACTACCGAGGCGCTCGACGTGGTGGAATTCCTCCTGACCGCTCGCGTCTACGACCGCCACCCCGAACTCGACGAGAACGATCTCCCGCCAGCCCACCGAAGCGCGCTCTGGGGCGACGACGGCGTCCCCCGGCCGCCGACGGTGAACGAGGAGTCGGCGAGCGAGGCGACCGGCCTCACCGACCCCTGGGAACCGGTCTCGGGGCTGATGTTCACCGACCGGGATTCGTTCTCCGGGCAGTTGAAACTCGTCGACGACGACATGGCCGTCGACTGGTACGTGGAGCACGCGGACGCCGAGCGGGTGTTCCAGAACCCCGCGATGGCGTTCGTGCTCGACGACGAGTTCGACGTGGACTACGAGGACGCCCGAGAGGCGAATCGCTCGGTGCAGGCCGACCCGCAGTGGATCGACGGCCTGCTCGCGGAGTACTTCGACGAGGAGGACGAGGAGATGCTCGACCTCGTGGAGGTTCGGTCGCCCGCCGACATCGAGGTGACCCTCGACGACATCGTGCTCACCGAGGAGCAAGAAGAGGAGATGTCGAAGGTCGCGAAGGCCATCGAGCACCGCGACTACCTCGCCACCATCGGCCTCAGCGAGATCGGGAAGCTGCTGTTCGTCGGCCCACCGGGAACCGGGAAGACCTCGACAGCCCGTGGACTCGCCCACCAGCTCGACCTGCCGTTCGTGGAGGTCAAGCTCTCGATGATCACGAGCCAGTACCTCGGCGAGACCGCGAAGAACGTCGAGAAGGTGTTCGAGGTGGCCAAACGGCTCTCGCCCTGTATCCTGTTCATGGACGAGTTCGACTTCGTCGCGACGACGCGCACGGGCGACGAGCACAACGCCATCAAGCGCGCCGTCAACACGCTCCTCAAATCCATCGACGAGGTGAGCCTGGTGAACGACGACGTCCTGCTCATCGGCGCGACCAACCACCCTGACGAACTCGACGCGGCGGCGTGGCGGCGCTTCGACGAGATTCTCTCCTTCCCGCGTCCGGACGAACTGATGCGCGCGGACATCCTCCGCATCGTGATGCGGGACATCGAGGTGGAGAACTTCGCCCCCGAGGAACTCGCCGCCGAAACCGAGGGACTCACGGGCAGCGACCTTCGTCTGGTGCTCCGGGAGGCCGTCCTGGACGCGCTCGTGGAGGACCGCCGCACGCTCACCCAGGACGACCTGCTGGCGGCCATCGAGGACTTCGAGGACCGCGACCACCTCCGCAACCTCGACACCCTGGAGGACGCGCTGAACGGCGACGGCGAATCCTCGGACGCCAGCGGCCACGCGGACCACGACCACGCAGGGCACGCGGACGGCGGACACGAGCACGAGTAA
- a CDS encoding flippase activity-associated protein Agl23, protein MSRSRDAGRERAFTALVGVTALALLARLWNLGWRVAHQDEGRVAHWTLHYMDVGVWEYRPIIHGPFLPHVNGVVFSLLGPSDFTMRLVVALIGGLLPLSVWLYREHLRNAELVGVAAFLAANPILLYYSRFMRNDLLVAAFMFVAVGLFVRAYDTGKARYLYAAALPFALAFTAKESAMLYVVCWVGALALILDGRLSLARVRDASRIDAATEYAKRTLRAAWNRKLHVALASVEAAIVVVAFYAPKPDLYRALSNPERLPAVVSAATLGTWEKFLGRWGSTNHQAHSYIAYLEHDLNVLVAGALALTAFAVLGFLHERYATERPRAVVFLSFFWGLFALFGFPVVMDITAGWTLVNSVVPLALPAGVGVGVVVSYGRDAVANDNAAGARAAAVILLVAAAGTGAVAAQTTYVNAQGPDNPLVQYAQPAGHMKPTLHDIRDLSASNEGVDVMFYGSNWNADDDLRRDLELNNTYGGYAGWFDRLPLPWYLEVYGSNVSSTTHTEEILEHDPPVVVLVADETNDLEVDLTERGYRRVVHQGFQYAKPVVFYVRENASA, encoded by the coding sequence ATGTCTCGGTCCCGGGACGCCGGCCGGGAACGCGCGTTCACCGCGCTCGTCGGCGTCACCGCGCTCGCCCTCCTCGCGCGCCTCTGGAACCTCGGCTGGCGGGTCGCCCACCAGGACGAGGGACGGGTCGCGCACTGGACGCTCCACTACATGGACGTCGGCGTGTGGGAGTACCGCCCCATCATCCACGGGCCGTTCCTCCCGCACGTCAACGGCGTCGTGTTCAGCCTGCTCGGTCCGTCGGACTTCACGATGCGCCTCGTGGTGGCGCTCATCGGCGGCCTGCTGCCGCTGTCGGTGTGGCTCTACCGCGAGCACCTCCGGAACGCCGAACTCGTCGGCGTCGCCGCGTTCCTCGCCGCGAACCCCATCCTGCTGTACTACTCGCGGTTCATGCGCAACGACCTCCTCGTCGCGGCGTTCATGTTCGTCGCCGTCGGCCTGTTCGTGCGCGCCTACGACACCGGGAAAGCCAGGTATCTGTACGCCGCCGCGCTCCCGTTCGCCCTCGCGTTCACCGCCAAGGAGAGCGCGATGCTGTACGTCGTCTGCTGGGTCGGCGCGCTCGCGCTGATCCTCGACGGCCGACTCTCGCTCGCCCGCGTCCGCGACGCCTCCCGAATCGACGCCGCCACGGAGTACGCAAAGCGCACGCTCCGGGCGGCCTGGAACCGGAAACTCCACGTCGCGCTCGCGTCCGTCGAAGCCGCCATCGTCGTCGTCGCGTTCTACGCCCCGAAACCCGACCTCTACCGCGCGCTCTCGAACCCCGAGCGCCTCCCGGCGGTCGTGAGCGCGGCGACCCTCGGCACCTGGGAGAAGTTCCTCGGGCGCTGGGGGTCGACGAACCACCAGGCCCACTCCTACATCGCGTACCTCGAACACGACCTGAACGTGCTCGTTGCGGGCGCGCTCGCGCTCACCGCCTTTGCCGTGCTCGGCTTCCTCCACGAGCGCTACGCAACCGAACGCCCGCGCGCCGTCGTCTTTCTGTCCTTCTTCTGGGGGCTGTTCGCGCTGTTCGGCTTCCCGGTGGTGATGGACATCACTGCGGGGTGGACGCTCGTCAACTCGGTCGTCCCGCTCGCGCTCCCCGCCGGCGTCGGCGTCGGCGTCGTGGTCTCCTACGGCCGGGACGCGGTCGCGAACGACAACGCCGCGGGTGCGCGCGCCGCCGCAGTCATCCTGCTCGTCGCCGCCGCCGGCACCGGCGCCGTCGCCGCCCAGACGACGTACGTGAACGCTCAGGGACCGGACAACCCGCTCGTGCAGTACGCCCAGCCTGCCGGCCACATGAAGCCGACGCTCCACGACATCCGGGACCTGTCGGCGAGCAACGAGGGCGTCGACGTGATGTTCTACGGGTCGAACTGGAACGCCGACGACGACCTCCGGCGCGACCTCGAATTGAACAACACGTACGGCGGGTACGCCGGCTGGTTCGACCGACTCCCGCTCCCGTGGTACCTCGAGGTCTACGGGTCGAACGTCTCCAGCACCACCCATACGGAGGAGATTCTCGAACACGACCCGCCCGTGGTCGTCCTGGTCGCGGACGAGACGAACGACCTCGAGGTCGACCTCACGGAGCGTGGCTACCGGCGCGTCGTCCACCAGGGCTTCCAGTACGCAAAGCCCGTCGTCTTCTACGTCCGGGAGAACGCGTCGGCGTGA
- a CDS encoding thiolase family protein, which produces MAGDTTPVIAAAYRTPQGKDGGVYADTRSEDLSVPLIDHILDETGLTSDHVDDLQWGVAQQRKEQDNNVARVIALLSELGEDVPAASINRWCASSMEAIMRASDAIRAGQRDAIIAGGVENMSRVPMDGDSYQHLHPGLAELYNVPGLQMGMTAEEVAERYDISREQQDEYALQSQQRAAEATDSGRFDDEIVPIETEDGLVEEDEGIRRDTTMEALQGLPTVFKSDGTVTPGNSSQISDGASATLVTSEAFAQDHGLDVLAYVGDHNVAGVNPEVMGIGPVPATRGLLERTGESIDEFDLVELNEAFASQTVYARDELGVDPEKFNVNGGAIAIGHPLGASGARLPVTLIHEMEKRDADKGLATLCVGFGQGGAITFER; this is translated from the coding sequence ATGGCAGGCGACACCACTCCGGTCATCGCAGCGGCGTACCGAACTCCGCAGGGGAAAGACGGCGGCGTCTACGCCGACACCCGTAGCGAGGACCTCTCCGTGCCGCTCATCGACCACATCCTCGACGAGACCGGGTTGACGAGCGACCACGTCGACGACCTGCAGTGGGGGGTCGCCCAACAGCGCAAGGAGCAGGACAACAACGTCGCACGCGTCATCGCGTTGCTCTCCGAGCTGGGCGAGGACGTGCCCGCGGCCTCGATCAACCGCTGGTGTGCGTCCTCGATGGAAGCGATCATGCGGGCTTCGGACGCCATCCGCGCGGGCCAGCGCGACGCCATCATCGCGGGCGGCGTGGAGAACATGAGCCGCGTGCCGATGGACGGTGACTCCTACCAGCACCTTCACCCGGGGCTCGCGGAGCTGTACAACGTCCCCGGACTCCAGATGGGGATGACCGCCGAGGAGGTCGCGGAGCGCTACGACATCAGCCGAGAGCAACAGGACGAGTACGCGCTCCAGAGCCAGCAGCGCGCCGCGGAGGCGACCGATTCGGGGCGCTTCGACGACGAGATCGTGCCCATCGAGACCGAGGACGGCCTCGTGGAGGAGGACGAGGGCATCCGCCGCGACACGACGATGGAGGCCCTGCAGGGGCTCCCCACCGTGTTCAAGAGCGACGGCACGGTGACGCCCGGGAACTCGAGTCAGATCTCGGACGGCGCGTCCGCGACGCTCGTGACGAGCGAGGCGTTCGCGCAGGACCACGGCCTGGACGTGCTCGCGTACGTCGGCGACCACAACGTCGCGGGCGTCAACCCCGAGGTCATGGGCATCGGTCCGGTGCCGGCGACCCGCGGCCTCCTCGAGCGCACGGGCGAGTCCATCGACGAGTTCGACCTCGTGGAGTTGAACGAGGCGTTCGCGTCCCAGACCGTTTACGCCCGTGACGAACTCGGCGTCGACCCCGAGAAGTTCAACGTGAACGGCGGCGCCATCGCCATCGGCCACCCGCTCGGCGCGAGCGGCGCGCGCCTCCCGGTCACGCTCATCCACGAGATGGAAAAGCGCGACGCCGACAAGGGTCTCGCCACGCTCTGCGTCGGCTTCGGACAAGGCGGCGCGATCACGTTCGAACGGTAG
- a CDS encoding glycosyltransferase, with the protein MESVGIVVPAYEPDVEVLVEYLDSLRETLDPEQLRVELDAAPASTVDALRETDATVHVASERRGKGAAVTAGFEALSTDVLVFADADGSTDAESLSSVVDAVVDGGADLAVGSRRHPDAEVTSHQTFARRFLGDGFAWLAGRLLAVDLYDYQCGAKAITADSWGRVREHLYEPGFAWDVELVAIAGALGERVAEVPLTWEDKPGSTVSPIRTPFALFSALLAARHRAKLLSDSRLHAAIAARRENPTSLVERER; encoded by the coding sequence ATGGAATCTGTGGGGATCGTGGTTCCCGCATACGAGCCCGACGTCGAGGTGCTGGTCGAGTACCTCGATTCGCTCCGGGAGACACTCGACCCGGAGCAACTCCGCGTGGAACTCGACGCCGCGCCGGCGTCGACCGTCGACGCGCTCCGGGAGACGGACGCGACTGTGCACGTGGCGTCCGAGCGCCGGGGGAAGGGCGCGGCGGTCACCGCGGGCTTCGAGGCGCTTTCCACGGACGTGCTGGTGTTCGCGGACGCGGACGGCAGCACGGACGCCGAGTCGCTTTCGAGTGTCGTAGACGCGGTCGTGGACGGCGGCGCGGACCTCGCGGTGGGGTCGCGGCGCCACCCCGACGCGGAGGTGACGAGCCATCAGACGTTCGCGCGCCGGTTCCTCGGCGACGGGTTCGCGTGGCTCGCCGGTAGGCTGCTCGCGGTCGACCTCTACGACTACCAGTGTGGCGCGAAAGCCATCACGGCCGACTCCTGGGGGCGCGTTCGCGAGCACCTCTACGAGCCGGGGTTCGCGTGGGACGTGGAACTGGTCGCCATCGCCGGCGCGCTCGGCGAGCGCGTCGCGGAGGTGCCGTTGACCTGGGAGGACAAGCCCGGGTCGACGGTGTCGCCGATTCGGACGCCGTTCGCGCTGTTCAGCGCGCTGCTGGCGGCGCGGCACCGCGCGAAACTGCTCAGTGACAGTCGACTGCACGCGGCCATCGCGGCGCGCCGCGAGAACCCGACGTCGCTCGTGGAGCGGGAACGATGA
- a CDS encoding GtrA family protein, translating to MSIDDRLRRAVPDRFESLVSTVRFGQFVSVGAIGAVFDITTLVVLTEVVGLPAAVANVASIETAILVMFAVNESWTFAGQGDSDSRSVGRRLLRSHVVRAGGSTLQYALFVAVFYGVSVELAVAGVDLWLVVVKGGAIAVAMLVNYVFESLFTWRVHEEDAPR from the coding sequence ATGAGCATCGACGACCGACTCCGGCGCGCCGTGCCCGACCGCTTCGAGTCGCTGGTGTCGACCGTGCGGTTCGGGCAGTTCGTCTCCGTGGGCGCCATCGGCGCCGTCTTCGACATCACGACGCTGGTGGTGCTCACCGAGGTCGTCGGGCTTCCGGCGGCCGTCGCGAACGTCGCGAGCATCGAGACCGCGATTCTCGTGATGTTCGCCGTCAACGAGTCGTGGACGTTCGCCGGGCAGGGCGACAGCGACAGTCGCTCGGTCGGGCGCCGCCTGCTCCGCTCGCACGTCGTCCGAGCGGGCGGGTCGACGCTCCAGTACGCGCTGTTCGTGGCCGTGTTCTACGGCGTGTCCGTCGAACTCGCCGTCGCGGGCGTGGACCTCTGGCTGGTGGTCGTGAAGGGCGGCGCCATCGCGGTGGCGATGCTCGTCAACTACGTCTTCGAGAGCCTGTTCACCTGGCGCGTCCACGAAGAGGACGCCCCGCGGTAG
- a CDS encoding cation:proton antiporter, which yields MSASTIPLVAIIVALGVAAQVLADRLQVPSVLFLILAGIVVGPEVLGIVTLEAFGGPGALSGIVGLSVAIIVFEGAFHLKLSKLREAPGPTLRLVTVAAAISLLGTAVAVHFFLGADWDIAFLVGSLLVATGPTVITPILNVVPVRDRVEAGLETEGVVNDVTAAILAIVVFEVVINPDLTRAEIVQQFAARLGIGVFFGLVVAAVVWYLLREVNLSRGSAPQNARLIVLAGALVAYGAADALRGEAGIAAVATAGVVLGNANLPYEEDIEAFKGDITLIVLSFVFIALAALLTFGDLLALGLGGLAVVAVVVFVLRPLGVFLSTRGGRYTRSEQLFMSVVGPRGIIPASVATLFAIQLQALGMGDAASLLVGVVFLTILLTVVFEGGLARHIAEYLNVIPMRVIIVGGGTVGRALAERLADRGENVVIVERDEQMVERARNEGYTVHKGDGTDTEELRSAGADNARIIVAATGDDDANLLVAQLADSKFDVETIIARANNPDNVDAFEDLGVRTVSSSLATAWGIDNIIERPALANWMTEIGRAGDVQEVEVTADALVGKTIDELDEEIPNGCIIALVGRDGDNQVPSGDFTLQRGDHLTFLGRKDAVREALEWCHPHD from the coding sequence GTGAGCGCGTCGACGATTCCGCTGGTCGCCATCATCGTCGCGCTCGGCGTCGCCGCGCAAGTGCTCGCAGACCGCCTACAGGTGCCCAGCGTGCTGTTTCTCATCCTCGCGGGCATCGTCGTCGGCCCGGAAGTTCTCGGCATCGTGACCCTGGAGGCGTTCGGCGGCCCGGGCGCGCTCTCCGGAATCGTCGGCCTCTCGGTCGCCATCATCGTCTTCGAGGGGGCGTTCCACCTCAAACTCTCGAAGCTACGGGAGGCGCCGGGCCCGACGCTTCGACTCGTCACGGTCGCCGCAGCCATCTCCCTGCTCGGCACGGCGGTCGCCGTACACTTCTTCCTCGGCGCGGACTGGGACATCGCGTTCCTCGTCGGGAGCCTGCTCGTCGCCACCGGCCCGACGGTCATCACGCCCATCCTCAACGTCGTGCCGGTGCGCGACCGCGTCGAGGCGGGCCTGGAGACGGAGGGCGTCGTGAACGACGTGACCGCCGCCATCCTCGCCATCGTCGTCTTCGAGGTGGTCATCAACCCTGACCTCACGCGTGCGGAGATCGTCCAGCAGTTCGCGGCGCGCCTCGGCATCGGCGTCTTCTTCGGCCTCGTGGTCGCCGCCGTGGTGTGGTACTTGCTCCGCGAGGTCAACCTCTCCCGGGGGAGCGCACCGCAGAACGCCCGTCTCATCGTGCTCGCTGGCGCGCTTGTCGCGTACGGCGCGGCGGACGCGCTCCGCGGGGAGGCAGGCATCGCCGCGGTGGCGACCGCGGGCGTGGTGCTCGGGAACGCGAACCTCCCCTACGAGGAGGACATCGAGGCGTTCAAGGGCGATATCACGTTGATCGTGCTGTCGTTCGTGTTCATCGCGCTCGCGGCGCTGTTGACGTTCGGCGACCTGCTCGCCCTCGGCCTCGGCGGCCTCGCCGTGGTTGCGGTGGTCGTGTTCGTCCTCCGTCCGCTCGGGGTCTTCCTCTCGACCCGCGGCGGCCGCTACACGCGCTCCGAGCAGTTGTTCATGAGCGTGGTCGGCCCGCGCGGCATCATCCCCGCGTCGGTCGCCACGCTGTTCGCCATTCAGTTGCAGGCCCTCGGTATGGGCGACGCCGCGAGCCTGCTCGTCGGCGTCGTCTTCCTCACGATTCTGCTGACAGTCGTCTTCGAGGGCGGTCTCGCCCGACACATCGCGGAATACCTCAACGTCATACCAATGCGTGTCATCATCGTCGGCGGCGGCACCGTCGGTCGCGCGCTCGCAGAGCGCCTCGCGGACCGCGGTGAGAACGTCGTCATCGTCGAACGAGACGAACAGATGGTCGAACGAGCCCGGAACGAGGGATACACGGTCCACAAGGGTGACGGGACGGACACCGAGGAGTTGCGGTCGGCGGGCGCGGACAACGCCCGCATCATCGTCGCCGCGACCGGCGACGACGACGCGAACCTCCTCGTCGCCCAGCTCGCGGACTCGAAGTTCGACGTGGAGACGATCATCGCCCGGGCGAACAACCCGGACAACGTCGACGCCTTCGAGGACCTCGGCGTGCGCACGGTCTCCTCGTCGCTCGCGACGGCGTGGGGCATCGACAACATCATCGAGCGCCCGGCGCTCGCGAACTGGATGACCGAGATCGGTCGCGCGGGCGACGTTCAGGAGGTCGAGGTCACCGCTGACGCGCTCGTCGGGAAGACCATCGACGAACTCGACGAGGAGATCCCGAACGGCTGTATCATCGCACTCGTCGGCCGCGACGGCGACAACCAGGTGCCCAGCGGCGACTTCACGCTCCAGCGCGGCGACCACCTCACGTTTCTCGGACGGAAGGACGCCGTCCGCGAGGCCCTGGAGTGGTGTCACCCACACGACTGA
- a CDS encoding AMP-dependent synthetase/ligase — MNWRDAEREYEDETAAADTIPELFETAAAAHVDQPAQGYKGGVHDRTLTPDVVPSAPNGNYAHLTYGEMREIVHSLAAGFRDLGVEADDRVGIFSHSRMEWAQCDFALLAAGAAVTTVYASSSPRQVEHLLGDSGAVGVVVEGEDELERVRAVEDELDLEFVVTMDRVADDRALSLEDVYERGQDAYDRDTYEDWVDARDADDLASLIYTSGTTGQPKGVTLTHENFRANVTQSRQRFGPRPDKRDTPTVSDTDRHVSFLPLAHVLERLAGHFLMFASGAHVCYAESPDTVQEDFSLVQPTIGTSVPRVYEKLYDAVREQATESPVRERIFEWAVDVGREYYAADDPGLSLRARRAVADKLVFQKVRDALGGQIEFFISGGGSLSPDLCALYHGMGLPILEGYGLTETSPVVCVNPPEEPKVGTIGPALPDTELDVDETIASPKQRETADGRAGELLVRGPQVFDGYWNLPEETESAFTERGGREWFRTGDVVELREDGYVRFLERAKQLLTLSTGKNVAPGPIEDAFAASQLVEQCMVVGDDQKFVSALLVPNVTGIRKWADREEIDLPEDAVEHSSTSPRSHAPEDVDAICRDDRVRERIQAEVDHVNQNFESYEQIKQFRLVPVEFSEDNDMLTPTMKKKRRNILDRYADRIGEMYG; from the coding sequence ATGAATTGGCGCGACGCCGAACGAGAATACGAGGACGAGACGGCGGCCGCGGACACGATTCCGGAACTGTTCGAGACGGCGGCCGCCGCACACGTCGACCAGCCAGCACAGGGGTACAAGGGCGGCGTCCACGACCGCACGCTCACACCCGACGTCGTGCCATCCGCGCCCAACGGCAACTACGCCCATCTCACGTACGGCGAGATGCGGGAGATCGTCCACAGCCTCGCCGCCGGCTTCCGCGACCTCGGCGTCGAAGCCGACGACCGCGTCGGCATCTTCTCGCACTCCCGCATGGAGTGGGCCCAATGTGACTTCGCGCTGCTCGCCGCCGGCGCCGCCGTCACCACCGTCTACGCGAGCTCCAGCCCCCGGCAGGTCGAACACCTGCTCGGGGACTCCGGCGCCGTCGGCGTCGTCGTCGAAGGCGAGGACGAACTCGAACGCGTCCGCGCCGTCGAGGACGAACTCGACCTGGAGTTCGTCGTCACCATGGACCGCGTCGCAGACGACCGCGCGCTCTCACTCGAAGACGTCTACGAGCGCGGCCAGGACGCCTACGACCGCGACACCTACGAGGACTGGGTCGACGCCCGCGACGCCGACGACCTCGCGAGCCTCATCTACACCTCCGGCACCACCGGCCAGCCGAAGGGCGTCACGCTCACCCACGAGAACTTCCGCGCGAACGTCACGCAGAGCAGGCAGCGGTTCGGCCCGCGGCCCGACAAACGAGACACTCCCACCGTCTCGGACACCGACCGCCACGTCTCCTTCCTTCCGCTCGCACACGTCTTAGAGCGACTCGCCGGCCACTTCCTCATGTTCGCCTCCGGCGCGCACGTCTGCTACGCGGAATCCCCGGACACCGTCCAGGAGGACTTCTCGCTCGTCCAGCCAACCATCGGCACGAGCGTCCCGCGCGTCTACGAGAAACTGTACGACGCCGTCCGCGAACAGGCCACCGAATCGCCGGTCCGCGAACGCATCTTCGAGTGGGCCGTCGACGTCGGCCGCGAGTACTACGCCGCCGACGACCCCGGACTCAGCCTGCGCGCGCGTCGCGCCGTCGCCGACAAACTCGTCTTCCAGAAGGTCCGGGACGCCCTCGGCGGCCAGATAGAATTCTTCATCTCCGGCGGCGGCTCCCTGTCTCCCGACCTCTGTGCGCTCTACCACGGCATGGGTCTCCCCATCCTCGAGGGGTACGGCCTCACCGAGACCAGTCCCGTCGTCTGCGTCAACCCCCCGGAGGAGCCGAAGGTCGGCACCATCGGCCCCGCGCTCCCCGACACCGAACTCGACGTCGACGAGACCATCGCCAGCCCCAAACAGCGCGAGACCGCCGACGGCCGCGCCGGCGAACTGCTCGTCCGCGGCCCACAGGTGTTCGACGGCTACTGGAACCTTCCCGAGGAGACCGAGAGCGCGTTCACCGAACGCGGCGGCCGGGAGTGGTTCCGCACCGGCGACGTCGTCGAACTCCGCGAGGACGGCTACGTGCGCTTCCTCGAACGCGCGAAACAACTGCTCACGCTCTCAACCGGGAAGAACGTCGCGCCCGGCCCCATCGAGGACGCGTTCGCCGCCAGCCAACTCGTCGAACAGTGCATGGTCGTCGGCGACGACCAGAAATTCGTCTCCGCGCTCCTCGTCCCGAACGTCACCGGCATCCGCAAGTGGGCCGACCGCGAGGAGATCGACCTCCCCGAGGACGCCGTGGAGCATAGCTCCACGAGCCCCCGTTCGCACGCTCCCGAGGACGTCGACGCGATCTGCCGGGACGACCGCGTCCGCGAACGCATCCAGGCGGAGGTCGACCACGTCAACCAGAACTTCGAGAGCTACGAGCAGATCAAGCAGTTCCGCCTCGTCCCCGTCGAATTCTCGGAGGACAACGACATGCTCACCCCGACGATGAAGAAGAAACGCCGGAACATCCTCGACCGGTACGCCGACCGGATCGGCGAGATGTACGGCTAG
- a CDS encoding MBL fold metallo-hydrolase gives MAPGDTFDVPDCENVTYVDTGMYDTAEYGSVYVIDADRPAIVDTGIGTNYERILDALDEAGIEREDLAAILVTHVHLDHAGGAGFIADACPNADVYVHERGARHIADPSRLVEGTKQAVGDQWQYYTDPKPVPEDRIVELTDGDSVDLGSRELTAHHAPGHAPHQVVYEDHADDAVFTADAAGIWIPSKQRIRETSPPPNFDLEQCITDAEMIRRLDPEVLLFPHFGPGPEETDAVLREYEQVLREWVDAVEREVVERGDEEVTAEHFAETNDVADVWGDHKAQAETKMNVRGVLNYLKGRAGE, from the coding sequence ATGGCACCCGGCGACACATTCGACGTTCCCGACTGCGAGAACGTCACCTACGTCGACACCGGCATGTACGACACCGCGGAGTACGGGTCAGTGTACGTCATTGACGCTGACCGCCCCGCAATCGTCGACACCGGCATCGGCACCAACTACGAGCGGATTCTCGACGCGCTCGACGAGGCAGGCATCGAGCGCGAGGACCTCGCCGCGATTCTCGTCACGCACGTCCACCTCGACCACGCGGGCGGTGCGGGATTCATCGCGGACGCCTGTCCGAACGCCGACGTGTACGTCCACGAGCGCGGTGCACGCCACATCGCCGACCCGTCCCGGCTCGTCGAGGGCACGAAGCAGGCCGTCGGCGACCAGTGGCAGTACTACACCGACCCGAAGCCGGTTCCCGAGGACCGAATCGTCGAGTTGACGGACGGCGACAGCGTCGACCTGGGGTCGCGGGAACTCACTGCTCACCACGCGCCCGGGCACGCTCCCCACCAAGTCGTCTACGAGGACCACGCCGACGACGCCGTGTTCACCGCGGACGCCGCCGGCATCTGGATCCCTTCGAAGCAGCGCATCCGGGAGACGAGTCCGCCGCCGAACTTCGACCTCGAGCAGTGTATCACGGACGCCGAGATGATCCGTCGCCTCGACCCCGAGGTGTTGCTGTTCCCGCACTTCGGTCCCGGTCCAGAGGAGACGGACGCCGTCCTCCGGGAGTACGAGCAGGTGCTCCGCGAGTGGGTGGACGCCGTCGAACGCGAGGTCGTCGAGCGCGGGGACGAGGAGGTGACGGCCGAGCACTTCGCCGAGACCAACGACGTGGCGGACGTCTGGGGCGACCACAAGGCGCAGGCGGAAACGAAAATGAACGTCCGAGGGGTTTTGAACTATCTTAAGGGCCGGGCGGGAGAGTGA